One Diabrotica virgifera virgifera chromosome 3, PGI_DIABVI_V3a genomic window carries:
- the LOC126881834 gene encoding uncharacterized protein LOC126881834 isoform X2 encodes MSEEGVSDIDKRAAEVGEELLPPKSRKLYEQQYDAFKKWCRLKNVRQPTENALLVYFDDKSKAVCASTLWAHYSMLKSVINIREDIDISKFPKLLAFLKRRNEGFKPKKSRILTSEQVDQFLREAPDDKYLMLKVALILGVAGACRGKELVDLEIDDVRDLGDSFLIAIRNTKNKIDRNFVIKNSENSAIINLNINVNYHSN; translated from the exons atgagtgaagaaggtgtatctgatattgataaaagagcagccgaagtaggtgaagaattgttaccaccgaaatctagaaaactatacgagcagcagtacgatgcttttaaaaagtggtgccgcttaaaaaatgtgagacaacctactgaaaatgcgctgttagtctacttcgatgataaatcaaaagcggtttgtgcctcaactctctgggcacattactcaatgctgaaatcggttattaacattagagaagatattgatataagtaaatttccaaaattattagcttttttgaagagaagaaatgagggatttaagccaaagaagtcaagaattctcacgtctgagcaggtagatcagttcttacgggaggctccggatgataaatatttaatgcttaag gttgcacttattttgggcgttgcgggagcttgtcgtggaaaagagttggttgatttagaaatcgacgatgtgagagatttgggcgattccttcctaattgcgattagaaacaccaaaaataaaattgaccgaaattttgtgatcaaaaattcagaaaacagtgccatcattaatttgaatattaacgttaattaccattctaattaa